The region AAGTGCATCCTCCAACGCCTCACTGATCACGTTGGCGTTCTGAACATGACAGGCTGTTCCATGGCAAACTTTTATGATATGCTTGCCCACAGGTTTCAGGCGAAATTGTGCATAAAAAGTTGCAACACCAAAAAGATTGCTGAGGCTCAACCCTGTTTCACTGGCAAGTTTGATAAATACCTCATGCGGCAAGTATCCGTAGAGTTCCTGTGCGCCTTGTAGCAACGGAATAACGTTGCCTTTTTTACCCTTGTATTTTTTAATGAGCTTATCCAACAATCCCAGGTCAACCGGTTCGTCATTAATAGATTGGGATTTTGTGTTTATTCGTGCAATACGCATGTTGTAATAGTATTGAATGAGGGGTTAAAAGTACTTGTTATTTTTAAATTAAAGCCTGTTTATCAGTAATTTAGAGTGGTTTTAAATAAGTGTGATTCCTGATAAATTTAATGCTTATCAAATGTTGTTGTTTTCAAATGTGATGAGTGAAATCCGTTTCCGGCCATCCATTCGCACCGTCAAAGGTTTTTCGAACCTCACATGTTTAAAGAAACCGCTTTGCTTTACCAATTGCTGTTTATCCAGCATTTCCCAGCGTACAAAGTTCCTTGAATTGATGTATGGCAACGAGAAGTATCCAACGTTCATAGAGGTCACATTATGAAAGAAATGCGAGCCTGATGAAGCATCCAAAGGAAATCCTTCTAAAGCCGTTTCAACAATGATTTTAGCGTTGGATATCTGAGGCCAGTTAACCGGTATGCCTATCCATCGGTCGCGGGTGCCCCAGCGGCCAGGCCCAATGAGGATATACTTTCTGTTTTCCCGGAACATTTCTGCGTTGAGTTTATCAATTTCTTCTGACATGGCCAGGGTTTGGCTTTTATCGAATTTCTCACGGTCAACATAGATGACATCAGTGATATAATCAATCATCCCATTCCCCATGCCGGTTTCGGAGAACAGGATAATGTCCTCCTCTTTAATATCATCGAGATCAATATCATAATCCTGTTCATTGCCAATGAGAGGCTTGATCTGAAGCAAATAAAAAGATGCTTTCATCTCTTTATCTTTTTTCAGATCCACGGCAAATTCAATTTCCACCGGCGTACCCATGGCTTCTTTTACTACATCCAGCACCGCTTCAATGGTTTTTGCCAATGGTGCATAGTTGTATTTGAGCACATCGGCAAAATTGACAATGCGAGGCCCTGCTGAAGTTAAGCCTGGGCTGATGCGATTGCTGTCAGGGTCGTATACAGATGCAAGATGGCTAAGTGTTCCATGCATTTCGGCGTCGCTGATAGGAAGTTTAGCAAGGCCGGCGGTGTCACCTTCAAGGAGATTCAAATCTTTTTTTGCCAGATCCACAGCAAAGAAATCAACCTGAGAATTACGGTACAAATCTTTAGGCGAATTGATGTCAGTCTCAGGATATTTAGGTGAGAACCGGTAAGCCCGCTCGCCCTCAACCACGTATTTTCCCAAACCTAATGCAACTACTGCGAACCCTTCTTCTGGTTTCATGTGTGCAAAAGGATAATAATTATAAGACTGTGCGACCCCACTGATATGCGGATAAAAATAATCACCAAAACGGTTGCCGACTACTTCCTGGATCACCACAGCCATTTTCTCTTCTTCCAATTTATAGTTCACAGCCTGGATATATCCACGGGCCACATTACTATATACGGAGGCGTAAACCAGTTTTATAGCATCACTCGCCTGCTGAAGCCTGACATTTAAATCGTGATGATTATTTGGCAAAAGATAGGTCTCAAAGATGCCTGCAAAAGGCTGCATCAATGAGTCTTCGAACAAACCTGAAGACCGGATCGCAATAGGCTTTTTAATATGCCTCAATACCACTTTCAGGCGCTTCATCAGGGTGTCGGTAAGCTTTGCTTCGAGAAATACCTTTTTTAAGTCCTCGTACGGAAGCCCGTTGAAAATGCTTTCGCGAAGGTTGTTGCGTTCAATAAAGTATTCAAACTCAACGGTTCCGATCACCAGGGTCTTGGGTGCCTTCACATGGATATTAGGCACATGCTGGGTGAAATCGTAGTTAAAGATTAAGGTGTTGATAAAAGCTACACCGCGTCCTTTGCCTCCGAGTGAACCGTCCATAAGGCTAACGACATTGCTTTCGTCAGGAATGGCAGATTCTTCGAAAGGAATTATTTTACCTCTGTTTTGCTCATTCCGGAATTGCTGAATAATCTCCAGCAGATATTCCCTTAATAATTGAGGCGTTTTAAAATCAGAAACTTTCTTTGGGTTGATTATCTTTGCTACCTGGATTTCGCCACGGGCCATCAGCCACAACGAAAAATGATCTTTTTTGGCATGGAAGAAGAGCGATTCATCAGGAATAGTTTTCAGGTTGGCTTCAAACTCACGGAGTGATTTGGCAATGGCAATCTGGGACCCGGACTGGTTGCGATAAATAAAATTTCCAAAGCCCAGGTAATGAACGATAAAGCTCTTGAATTCCTCCAACAGGCTTTCGGAGTTCTTATCAATAAATGTCGCCTTAAGGTCAAATGCAATCTGAGAATTTTCGGAATCTGATGACTGGATCACAATTGGCAAATCCCTGACTTTGTCACGTATATATTCAACCAGCTTGGCACCGGCATTTTCATCGGGCACACCCTTGAGATCGTATTTCACATCGGTTATAAGACATAAGAGGTATTCTTTGTATTTGTCGAGGATTTCAACAGCCTCTTCATAATTTGATGCCAGCAATATTTTAGGACGTGCCCGCAGACGCAAGACCTTGTACAATTCATCTGTACTTACATCATCAATGATGCGCTTGGTTTGCTCCATCACAATGTTGTAGAGCATTGGCAGATAGCGGGAATAGTATTGCGGGCTATCTTCCACAAGCACAATTACCCTTACAAGTCCAACGCGGGTATCATTTTCAGCATTAATCCTGTCCTCCAGCAACTTGATCATAGCGAAAAACATCTGCGATTCGCCATTCCAGACAAACATCCGATCAACACAGGTAATCTTCTGGTTTTCTGATTTGAAGAAAGCAATATCCTTATTGTTGTTGAGCAGGAAAAAGATGGGGATATAGGGATACTCAATTTTTATTTTCTTACTGAGTTCCACCGGCAATTTCTTATCAACGCCAACCATAAAGATTATCAGATCGTAATGCTTGGCCTGCAATTGCTC is a window of Bacteroidales bacterium DNA encoding:
- the nuoE gene encoding NADH-quinone oxidoreductase subunit NuoE, encoding MRIARINTKSQSINDEPVDLGLLDKLIKKYKGKKGNVIPLLQGAQELYGYLPHEVFIKLASETGLSLSNLFGVATFYAQFRLKPVGKHIIKVCHGTACHVQNANVISEALEDALKIKDGETTEDRLFTLESVACLGCCSLAPVMMIGDGTYGKLTGNEAVKIVKNIRIKESN
- a CDS encoding pyruvate, phosphate dikinase, translated to MPFKVREILLIANLYDAYSIEREGRFSEHVLGEYSQLNLTSVPRITGVSSASEAFEQLQAKHYDLIIFMVGVDKKLPVELSKKIKIEYPYIPIFFLLNNNKDIAFFKSENQKITCVDRMFVWNGESQMFFAMIKLLEDRINAENDTRVGLVRVIVLVEDSPQYYSRYLPMLYNIVMEQTKRIIDDVSTDELYKVLRLRARPKILLASNYEEAVEILDKYKEYLLCLITDVKYDLKGVPDENAGAKLVEYIRDKVRDLPIVIQSSDSENSQIAFDLKATFIDKNSESLLEEFKSFIVHYLGFGNFIYRNQSGSQIAIAKSLREFEANLKTIPDESLFFHAKKDHFSLWLMARGEIQVAKIINPKKVSDFKTPQLLREYLLEIIQQFRNEQNRGKIIPFEESAIPDESNVVSLMDGSLGGKGRGVAFINTLIFNYDFTQHVPNIHVKAPKTLVIGTVEFEYFIERNNLRESIFNGLPYEDLKKVFLEAKLTDTLMKRLKVVLRHIKKPIAIRSSGLFEDSLMQPFAGIFETYLLPNNHHDLNVRLQQASDAIKLVYASVYSNVARGYIQAVNYKLEEEKMAVVIQEVVGNRFGDYFYPHISGVAQSYNYYPFAHMKPEEGFAVVALGLGKYVVEGERAYRFSPKYPETDINSPKDLYRNSQVDFFAVDLAKKDLNLLEGDTAGLAKLPISDAEMHGTLSHLASVYDPDSNRISPGLTSAGPRIVNFADVLKYNYAPLAKTIEAVLDVVKEAMGTPVEIEFAVDLKKDKEMKASFYLLQIKPLIGNEQDYDIDLDDIKEEDIILFSETGMGNGMIDYITDVIYVDREKFDKSQTLAMSEEIDKLNAEMFRENRKYILIGPGRWGTRDRWIGIPVNWPQISNAKIIVETALEGFPLDASSGSHFFHNVTSMNVGYFSLPYINSRNFVRWEMLDKQQLVKQSGFFKHVRFEKPLTVRMDGRKRISLITFENNNI